The proteins below come from a single Elusimicrobiota bacterium genomic window:
- the panB gene encoding 3-methyl-2-oxobutanoate hydroxymethyltransferase, translating to MKKKPTLSPGKVTVHTLREMKRTGEKITALTAYDAPMARLLNRALVDVILVGDSVGNVKLGFPNTLPVTLEDILHHTRAVRRGNSRALLVADMPFLSYEFDPKDAVRQVGRLIKEGGAEGVKVEGAGAILPSLRALIGANIPVMGHLGLTPQAVHRLGGYRVQGRTPRDAARILRDARQLESEGVFALVLEAVPASLARQISRALKIPTIGIGAGVGTDGQILVLDDMLGFSDGPSPKFVKRYAHLWDEALGAVQQFRSEVRTSRFPGRDHTYR from the coding sequence ATGAAAAAGAAACCCACGCTCTCCCCCGGAAAAGTCACTGTTCACACCCTTCGAGAAATGAAACGCACGGGCGAAAAAATAACGGCGCTCACCGCCTACGATGCTCCCATGGCCCGTCTACTCAACCGAGCCTTGGTGGATGTGATTTTGGTTGGCGACTCGGTGGGCAATGTGAAGCTGGGTTTCCCGAACACGCTTCCCGTCACCTTAGAGGATATCCTCCATCACACCCGGGCGGTTCGGCGGGGGAACAGCCGAGCCCTGTTGGTGGCGGATATGCCGTTTCTTTCCTATGAGTTCGATCCCAAGGACGCGGTTCGGCAGGTGGGTCGGTTGATTAAAGAGGGCGGCGCTGAAGGGGTGAAAGTGGAAGGGGCGGGGGCCATTTTGCCGTCCCTTCGTGCGCTCATCGGGGCCAATATCCCAGTGATGGGGCATCTGGGATTAACGCCTCAAGCGGTTCACCGGCTCGGGGGGTATCGGGTTCAAGGCCGAACCCCTCGTGACGCCGCCAGGATATTGAGAGACGCCCGCCAGTTGGAATCGGAAGGTGTTTTCGCCCTCGTTTTGGAAGCGGTTCCGGCCTCCCTGGCCCGCCAGATTTCCCGCGCCCTGAAAATTCCCACCATTGGCATTGGAGCGGGGGTGGGGACGGACGGTCAAATATTGGTTCTTGATGATATGCTGGGTTTTTCCGACGGTCCTTCCCCGAAATTTGTTAAACGATACGCCCATTTGTGGGATGAAGCACTCGGGGCTGTCCAGCAATTCCGGTCGGAGGTTCGAACCTCCCGGTTTCCCGGACGCGACCACACTTACCGGTGA
- the folK gene encoding 2-amino-4-hydroxy-6-hydroxymethyldihydropteridine diphosphokinase: protein MAVEKVFVGVGSNVGRRLVFLRRAVRALGNIPGVKVFRVSPVYETSPVGPRQRHFLNAVVELRSLMGPADLLGQMKKIEGLLGRRRRKRWGPREIDLDLIFFGVRRHREELLLPHPRWKERKFVVWPLADIAPRFKDVVSGRSMGYYRRKLTDPDQSIKLYPRPL from the coding sequence GTGGCGGTTGAGAAAGTTTTCGTGGGTGTGGGGTCCAATGTGGGGCGGCGACTGGTTTTTCTTCGTCGGGCCGTGCGGGCTCTGGGAAATATCCCGGGAGTGAAGGTGTTTCGTGTTTCGCCCGTGTATGAAACTTCTCCTGTGGGGCCACGCCAGCGGCATTTCCTGAACGCGGTTGTTGAACTCCGTTCGTTGATGGGGCCGGCGGATTTGTTGGGACAGATGAAAAAAATTGAAGGGCTTCTTGGCCGTCGGCGACGCAAGCGGTGGGGGCCTCGAGAAATTGATTTGGATTTGATCTTCTTCGGTGTTCGTCGCCATCGAGAGGAACTTCTCCTGCCCCATCCCCGATGGAAAGAACGCAAATTCGTGGTGTGGCCCCTGGCGGATATTGCCCCCCGGTTTAAAGACGTTGTGAGCGGGCGATCCATGGGTTATTATCGGCGGAAATTGACAGATCCGGACCAAAGCATTAAACTCTATCCGAGACCCCTCTGA
- a CDS encoding alpha/beta fold hydrolase, which translates to MIFLLIVFFVVGGIFFLGWRMSGLVLRGPREPLTTTPRTYGLAYSEERFNSSGNLVLRAWFVPSSHPSDTTLVICHGWGANRSNILERTHFLRSRGEYNLFFFDFRNHGESDSGQASLSREEIGDLDAALRHLRSVHPTESARMGLYGMSMGASIGIWVAAQDVGVLAVAAESPFCEFSGALTRHGRLFYGAPKLFSRLTLWFVRNRLGFDPNDYAPLRVVGKIAPRPLFILQGERDRRTPPAEGRRLFDAAGEPKTLWTVPGAYHGELAEVGGREYQDRILAFFDRAFHRSRP; encoded by the coding sequence GTGATTTTCCTTCTCATTGTTTTTTTTGTTGTCGGTGGCATTTTCTTTTTGGGGTGGCGGATGTCCGGCCTTGTTCTTCGTGGGCCGCGGGAACCGCTCACCACCACGCCGCGGACGTATGGGTTGGCGTATTCTGAGGAACGGTTCAACTCTTCGGGGAATCTTGTTCTTCGTGCATGGTTCGTGCCGTCCTCCCACCCTTCCGACACGACCCTCGTTATTTGTCACGGGTGGGGGGCGAACCGGTCCAACATCTTGGAGCGGACTCATTTTTTAAGGTCGCGCGGTGAGTACAACCTCTTCTTCTTCGATTTTCGAAACCACGGGGAAAGCGATTCGGGGCAAGCGTCTCTTTCCCGTGAAGAAATTGGGGATCTGGACGCCGCTCTCCGTCATCTTCGTTCGGTCCATCCGACCGAATCCGCTCGGATGGGGCTGTATGGAATGTCCATGGGCGCGTCCATTGGGATCTGGGTCGCCGCCCAAGACGTGGGCGTCTTGGCGGTTGCGGCGGAAAGCCCCTTCTGTGAATTCAGTGGGGCGCTCACCCGCCACGGTCGGTTATTTTATGGAGCTCCAAAACTATTTTCACGGCTGACGCTTTGGTTTGTCCGGAACCGATTGGGGTTTGACCCCAATGATTACGCTCCCCTTCGGGTCGTCGGGAAGATTGCCCCTCGACCTCTCTTTATTTTACAAGGCGAACGGGACCGACGCACCCCCCCCGCTGAGGGTCGCCGCCTTTTCGATGCGGCGGGTGAACCCAAAACGCTCTGGACGGTTCCCGGGGCGTA